In one Rutidosis leptorrhynchoides isolate AG116_Rl617_1_P2 chromosome 8, CSIRO_AGI_Rlap_v1, whole genome shotgun sequence genomic region, the following are encoded:
- the LOC139864367 gene encoding uncharacterized protein → MGDSGDATTSVTLINKLDFGDPLYFHPSDTTSGTPIISIKLKGTENYNIWSRSMLLALGTKNKIGFINGTCVKSTTDEVLAAQWERCNTVVLSWILGTLTEELYSGQIFNSLALNVWNDLKETYDKKDGSNDSPLSEYYHNLNSLWKQYDSMVFSPPCTCGADACTCAASVSV, encoded by the exons ATGGGGGATAGTGGGGATGCTACCACATCGGTAACCTTAATCAATAAACTTGATTTTGGTGACCCTTTATATTTTCATCCAAGTGATACAACTTCTGGTACACCTATAATTTCTATAAAACTCAAAGGCACAGAAAATTATAATATTTGGAGTAGATCAATGCTTCTAGCATTGGGTACTAAAAACAAAATTGGTTTTATTAATGGAACTTGTGTCAAAAGTACAACCGATGAAGTTTTAGCTGCTCAATGGGAAAGGTGTAACACAGTTGTATTATCTTGGATTCTGGGAACATTGACTGAAGAACTTTATTCAGGTCAAATCTTTAATAGTCTTGCTTTGAATGTTTGGAATGATTTAaaagaaacttatgataaaaagGATGGATCT AATGATAGTCCTCTATCAGAATACTATCATAATCTTAATAGTTTGTGGAAACAATATGATTCAATGGTGTTCTCACCTCCTTGCACATGTGGTGCAGATGCCTGCACTTGTGCAGCTTCTGTGTCTgtttaa